In one window of Bos taurus isolate L1 Dominette 01449 registration number 42190680 breed Hereford chromosome 4, ARS-UCD2.0, whole genome shotgun sequence DNA:
- the STEAP1 gene encoding STEAP1 protein isoform X2, which produces MLKRHVLLHLHQTTHFDEFDCPPELQQKQKLFPKWRLPIKIAAIVSSLTFLYTLVREIIHPFVTSHQQYFYKIPILVINKVLPMVSITLLALVYLPGVIAAVVQLHNGTKYKKFPHWLDRWMVTRKQFGLLSFFFAVLHAIYSLSYPMRRSYRYRLLNWAYQQVQQNNENAWIEHDVWRMEIYVSLGIVALAILALLAVTSIPSVSDSLTWREFHYIQSKLGIVSLLLGTIHALIFAWNKWVDIKQFIWHTPPTFMIAVFLPIVVLICKVILLLPCLRKKILKIRHGWEDVTKINKTEMSSQL; this is translated from the exons ATGCTGAAAAGACATGTGCTTTTGCACTTGCACCAAACAACCCATTTTGATGAATTTGATTGCCCCCCAGAGCTTCAGCAAAAACAGAAACTCTTTCCAAAGTGGCGCTTGCCAATTAAAATAGCCGCTATTGTATCATCTCTGACTTTTCTCTACACTCTTGTGAGGGAAATAATTCACCCTTTTGTGACTTCCCATCAacagtatttttataaaattccaaTCCTGGTCATCAACAAAGTCTTGCCAATGGTTTCCATCACCCTCTTGGCACTGGTTTATTTGCCAGGTGTGATAGCAGCAGTTGTGCAGCTTCATAATGGAACTAAGTATAAGAAATTTCCGCACTGGTTGGATAGGTGGATGGTAACAAGAAAGCAGTTTGGtcttctcagtttcttttttgcTGTACTACATGCAATTTACAGTTTATCCTATCCGATGAGGCGATCCTACAGATATAGGTTGCTGAACTGGGCATATCAACAG GTCCAACAAAATAACGAAAATGCCTGGATTGAACATGATGTTTGGAGAATGGAAATTTATGTATCACTGGGAATCGTGGCACTTGCAATACTAGCTCTATTGGCTGTGACATCTATTCCATCTGTGAGTGATTCTCTGACATGGAGAGAATTTCACTATATTCAG aGCAAGCTAGGAATTGTTTCCCTTCTGCTGGGTACAATACATGCATTGATTTTTGCCTGGAATAAATGGGTAGATATAAAACAATTTATATGGCATACACCTCCAACTTTTATGATAGCTGTTTTCCTTCCAATTGTTGTCCTGATATGCAAAGTCATACTACTCCTGCCGTGCTTGAGGAAGAAGATACTGAAGATTAGACATGGTTGGGAAGATGTCAccaaaattaataaaactgagATGTCTTCTCAGTTGTAG
- the STEAP1 gene encoding STEAP1 protein isoform X1, whose amino-acid sequence MESRQDITNQEELWKMKPRRNLEEDDYLNKDSEEIGMLKRHVLLHLHQTTHFDEFDCPPELQQKQKLFPKWRLPIKIAAIVSSLTFLYTLVREIIHPFVTSHQQYFYKIPILVINKVLPMVSITLLALVYLPGVIAAVVQLHNGTKYKKFPHWLDRWMVTRKQFGLLSFFFAVLHAIYSLSYPMRRSYRYRLLNWAYQQVQQNNENAWIEHDVWRMEIYVSLGIVALAILALLAVTSIPSVSDSLTWREFHYIQSKLGIVSLLLGTIHALIFAWNKWVDIKQFIWHTPPTFMIAVFLPIVVLICKVILLLPCLRKKILKIRHGWEDVTKINKTEMSSQL is encoded by the exons ATGGAGAGCAGACAAGACATCACAAACCAAGAAGAACTTTGGAAAATGAAGCCTAGGAGAAATCTAGAAGAAGATGATTATTtg aATAAAGACTCAGAAGAGATCGGCATGCTGAAAAGACATGTGCTTTTGCACTTGCACCAAACAACCCATTTTGATGAATTTGATTGCCCCCCAGAGCTTCAGCAAAAACAGAAACTCTTTCCAAAGTGGCGCTTGCCAATTAAAATAGCCGCTATTGTATCATCTCTGACTTTTCTCTACACTCTTGTGAGGGAAATAATTCACCCTTTTGTGACTTCCCATCAacagtatttttataaaattccaaTCCTGGTCATCAACAAAGTCTTGCCAATGGTTTCCATCACCCTCTTGGCACTGGTTTATTTGCCAGGTGTGATAGCAGCAGTTGTGCAGCTTCATAATGGAACTAAGTATAAGAAATTTCCGCACTGGTTGGATAGGTGGATGGTAACAAGAAAGCAGTTTGGtcttctcagtttcttttttgcTGTACTACATGCAATTTACAGTTTATCCTATCCGATGAGGCGATCCTACAGATATAGGTTGCTGAACTGGGCATATCAACAG GTCCAACAAAATAACGAAAATGCCTGGATTGAACATGATGTTTGGAGAATGGAAATTTATGTATCACTGGGAATCGTGGCACTTGCAATACTAGCTCTATTGGCTGTGACATCTATTCCATCTGTGAGTGATTCTCTGACATGGAGAGAATTTCACTATATTCAG aGCAAGCTAGGAATTGTTTCCCTTCTGCTGGGTACAATACATGCATTGATTTTTGCCTGGAATAAATGGGTAGATATAAAACAATTTATATGGCATACACCTCCAACTTTTATGATAGCTGTTTTCCTTCCAATTGTTGTCCTGATATGCAAAGTCATACTACTCCTGCCGTGCTTGAGGAAGAAGATACTGAAGATTAGACATGGTTGGGAAGATGTCAccaaaattaataaaactgagATGTCTTCTCAGTTGTAG